The nucleotide window TATCGAACAAGAGGATATcacaatcaataaaaattatgtattaggCTTTTGGCAGTAaaattacatacaaaaaatatataatcaaaaagaaTGTAAGGAAAGGTGCTGTAATAGTCAATAGGAAGaaatctaacaaaaatttataaaacgattatatataattttggttGTCAAAGTTAATTATCACGCAAAGAACCAAATAAACCATATTacgataaataaaatgtttttttttcacattctgTTGTCCTTTGTCTTTGGTAATTTTGGCCTTTACCAAACCATTAGCAAATAATATGTGGACTTCATAAGCCTTTAATCAACGATATGGGACCAAGAATAAAAACTGGGGGACTGTGTCTTTGATGACATAAAAaaccaaatgaaaattatcacacGCCCTTTTgtttacaaacatatttttgcCATTTCTGAACAATTTAGCCCTTTAAGCCGTTAATAAACGATATGGGGGCTAAGAAATGAAACTGTGGCATTGGAGCTTCAAGTTGATCATAGAAAACAACCAATTAAAAGATATGACAAATATCAGATGCTCTTTTATATAGAAACATGGTTTTGTCAATTCAGAATAATTTAGCCTTTCATAAAGTCATTAATCAACGATATGGGGGCAAAGAATTCAAACTGTAGCACCGAGACTTTAAGTTGATCATATAAAACAACCAAATAAGATATATTATGACAAATATCGGATTCCCTTTTGTATAGAAACATGATTTTGTCATTTCGGAACAATTTAGCCCTTTATAAAGCTGTTATTAAACGATATGAGGCATATGAATCGAATCTGTGGAACTGGGAATattaaaaccaaacaaaatataatactaCAAATATCAGATGCTCTTTAGTATGGAAACATTTTGTAATTCCAAACAATTTAGGCCTTCATTACCGATATGGGGGCTAAGAATTGAAACTGTGGGACTAGGACATTAAGTTGAGCTCAATAATGGAATAAAATCTTACGAGAATCAGAATCGCTTTagttatccaatttttttctgcatttcagtcgaattttttacatttataagATACCATGAAAAATAACGGATGCAGTTTTTCACAGAAACATGTTTTTGACGTATTGACTCAATATTGGCCTTAATATACCCATTATTAAACCGATATGGGTATAAGAAATTGGGGAAAAGTTGAGTACAGTGATGGAATAAAAGATCATTATGAGTTACAATTGCAAATTGAAGATATGAGCGCAAATATTGAGCCAggtcttttatttatacttagtgatacaaaaaagataaaagttCACTACAACAAACACGAGatccaattatttcaaaagaaaacggtctttttgacaataagtacAGTTTTGGTGTTTATAAAGCTATTATTAAACTACTATGGGTATACTAAAACTGTGGTACTAAGCTTTTCAGTTTATCAACAAAatccatataaaaaatattacaacaaatattatttggattttttaataaaaaaaaaatatttatagagcCATTATTCAACCAATATAACCATAAGTGATCATatataaaaccaaataaaagaTTATGACAAATGTAGACGCAATTTTCCATagaaaagtgttttttttttacatttttgtctttataaagCATGAAGACCTTCGAAAGTTGAATTATAGATCATAATAAATGTATTACAACAAATATCAGGTATACACACAAAGACTGAAACTGTGGGACCAGACTTTTAAGTTTCAATTAGTGATACTACAGAAAGTGacataaaaagtattttaattaatagaaattgcattttttcacagaaaaatgtttatttgacaattgtaataaatatttttatggagGCTAAAACTGCGTagaattaattatcaaattacACCCATAAGCAAAATTTAATCACTAAAAAGCAGTTTTCAGACtaagaaaagaataaaagaatatatataataaataaaaaaattaactataaaaaagtATGCATTGTTTCTAGTAAACATAATAGAATAATTGAGATCTCCTCCCTATAAACAAAAtcgaatgtataaaaatatagtataaaaaatactgaaattaaaatatttatcttaattacaaaaaaagtgattCAAAGTTCGTATACGAGATAGATTTAATGTCTGGTggcaaatttctttatttttcaatttatacaaaatatctaGAAATTTGTTTAAGTATTGAACAgacaatttgtataattttttgcaCCAAACAAAACCTACCAGATTACTAAGGAAAATAATTAGGATGAAATCGAAAATTTTACttcctaaaaacaattttctgatACATATATTCCGAAAACATTTTCTGACAGCTCCAAAATATAATCGAAGTGAGAAAAACTCACACTTGATTCActtattcatcaaaaattatattacaacgATAATAACCCCCCCAAGaaccaaattaataaaaatataacaagaaatattttctataaataataatctggCATCACTAACTTTGTTATTTACTCATTTGAATAATCTGTTAATGCATCGTATTTTTTCTCACTTCAAATAACAGGCTAAAGGTGCATTGAAAGCTGTCATATCctctaatttcatattatttgtgACATAAATACATGGAAATAGCTTAAAATTTAGATGTTACTCTTATTGTTAAATATCTAGGGTGTGTATTCTTTCAGGgtttccaatttttgtttctgttcGGGAGTTTCATCGGTCGCTACCAAAAGAGTAAAACACAGACCCATAGTTAAACTCGTCACCTTCACACCCGATAATTTGTttacctaaaaaataaatatttaagagAAAAACTTAACAATATCGAattattgatattcatattaCCATTAATACTGTACAAAAATGGttctgaataaaaaataaaatatttatagataccTCTTTTGGTGTAGTACTAGTTTTCTGCATATCTCCCAATCCTAATTCACCATAACAAGGAGATGCTCCCCAAGCTATAACTGTCTCATCAGCGGCGACAATTATTGATGTCTGTCCAGTACCGATGTGTTTGATATTCCATCCAGCAAGATCTTGTATGGGTTTTGGGTACATATTTGCCTCACCAGTTTTTTTAGTTTGACCAAACATGAAGAGTCCATTGTACTCAGTCACTGCTAGAGAATAAGTCGAGCCACAATGCACTGAACGTACACCTCTAGATTGGCTATCAAAGTATTTTATAAGACGAGGAACCTAAGagatagataaaataaaatggaagGTATTTTATCATAATTGTACATACCATTTCATCTTTTTGTTCAGCATGTCCCAATCTACCAAAACCACCGAAGCCCCACGAAAATGCTCTTTTTTTACTATCGATAGCCACAGTATGATTTTGTCCACAAGAAAAATCCACAATTTCAGTTACATCTACAGGAGAAACGTGTCCATCTTTACTTTTCTCAATATAAAGGACAATTCTTTTAGGACTCGTTTGATaattaaaacacaattttgtGCTAGTTTTGAAGTATTTACCATCAGTATTGTGGCCTAATTGACCATATTCAGGTAGACCAAATGAATGGAGACCACCTTTTATGTCAAGAATTACAGAAAAATCAGCGCCAGCACCTACCtaaataaaggaaaatgaaatgATATAGTAAATTTTCGAtccaaatatcaaatatataccTTAATAATTGGAGGTCCCCTGTAATTGATTCTTGTAGGTACCAATACCTGAGGCTGTAAGTTTCCTATACCACACTGCCCTGATCTATTGTCCCCACAAGCATATACTGTCCCTCCATCTGTTAAAAATAATGTGTGGTGTCTTCCACATGCAGCCCCtaacaaaaagttgaaaattcaatataaacaGTCAATGAATAATGagttttgaatataaaattgttaaaatctaACCACATTAACCAACACTAGATAGTTTTGTTAAACTACATTCTTTATGTTCGTTGAATTATCACCTTGTTTAATTCAACACCTTTATACTTACCTTGTTCTAATTTCAGTGGTTCCTCAAAATACTGCTTCCAAATTATgtaactattattttatatgttgtAATAGAAAGTTTTATTTCATCTCGAAACATAATAACTAcgacaattttaataattaccaATGATATTCATGTTCTCCAAACTAGGTACCAATGTAGGTGTAGTTCTTGTGTTGGTATCATCCAATCCTAATTGACCATGAGGGTTCCTC belongs to Diorhabda carinulata isolate Delta chromosome X, icDioCari1.1, whole genome shotgun sequence and includes:
- the LOC130901178 gene encoding protein RCC2 homolog: MSTSVKRKRAPSKKAGGKKNKKNLDMDSDLSDGSGNENNVQPDEVLIAGHGDVDETPLPKELLNTIIKPAGQLVFFGNINWDTMGKREVKGQKVLPMLYWPHRFTDLRIRLVVSGCVAGHSVLVTEEGKAMTFGRNPHGQLGLDDTNTRTTPTLVPSLENMNIIGAACGRHHTLFLTDGGTVYACGDNRSGQCGIGNLQPQVLVPTRINYRGPPIIKVGAGADFSVILDIKGGLHSFGLPEYGQLGHNTDGKYFKTSTKLCFNYQTSPKRIVLYIEKSKDGHVSPVDVTEIVDFSCGQNHTVAIDSKKRAFSWGFGGFGRLGHAEQKDEMVPRLIKYFDSQSRGVRSVHCGSTYSLAVTEYNGLFMFGQTKKTGEANMYPKPIQDLAGWNIKHIGTGQTSIIVAADETVIAWGASPCYGELGLGDMQKTSTTPKEVNKLSGVKVTSLTMGLCFTLLVATDETPEQKQKLETLKEYTP